In one Phyllostomus discolor isolate MPI-MPIP mPhyDis1 chromosome 8, mPhyDis1.pri.v3, whole genome shotgun sequence genomic region, the following are encoded:
- the ZSWIM4 gene encoding zinc finger SWIM domain-containing protein 4, whose product MDPPAAKRSRGCPVEPEERDAGAGAKRGRGRPEALLDLSAKRVAESWAFEQVEERFSRVPEPVQKRIVFWSFPRSEREICMYSSLGYQPPEGEHDARVPFTRGLHLLQSGAVDRVLQVGFHLSGNIREPGGPGEPERLYHVSISFDRCKITSVSCGCDNRDLFYCAHVVALSLYRIRHARQVELRLPISETLSQMNRDQLQKFVQYLISAHHTEVLPTAQRLADEILLLGSEINLVHGAPDPTAGAGIEDANCWHLDEEQIQEQVKQLLSNGGYYGASQQLRSMFCKVREMLRMRDSNGARMLILMTEQFLQDPRLALWRQQGAGMTDKCRQLWDELGALWVCVVLSPHCKPEERASWLQLLGKWDKLDVCPLEEGNYSFNGPSLQPTTALSPGPEEEEVVAAAGSRHTVFGRALQAGSLQWTDTHLQRILASDCYGPSLTGHMGSDKPTFDSQGRPLWLEEPFPTACARVDTLRAHGYPRQALRLAGAIVNTLRLQRRHQLESYKQQKKELLQKGSTCITNTEGWVGHPLDPIGCLCRALLEACRLEEETLALYPDSGPEKRKVAYQHVQVPGSSGESYLALALEVALLGLGQQRALPEGLYAQDKVVRNEEQLLALLEEVELDERLVQVLRKQAGLLLDGGPFSGFGEVLFRESVPMHTCARYLFTALLPHDPDLAYRLALRAMRLPVLETALTAGEPHPSPLDSVMSNRFPRWFILGHLETRQCELASAMLTAAKGDPKWLHTVLGSIQQNIHSPALLFKLAQDACKTATPANAPPDTTLLGIALELGLQVMRMTLSTMTWRRREMVRWLVSCATEIGLQALMNIMQNWYSLFTPVEAATIVAVTGTTHATLLRLQLEAPQREELWACARTLALQCAMKDPQNCALPALTLCEKNHAAFEAAYQIVLDAAASGLGHAHLFTIARYMEHRGLPLRAYKLATLALAQLSIAFNQDSHPAVNDVLWACSLSHSLGRHELSAIVPLIIRSIHCAPMLSDILRRWTLSAPGLGPLGARRAAKPLGADRAPLCQLLDAAVAAYINTSHSRLTHISPRHYGDFIEFLGKARETFLLAPDGHLQFSQFLENLKQTYKGKKKLMLLVRERFG is encoded by the exons ATGGACCCTCCCGCGGCCAAGCGGAGCCGGGGTTGCCCGGTGGAACCGGAGGAGCGCGATGCCGGGGCCGGGGCCAAGCGCGGACGGGGACGGCCCGAGGCGCTACTGGACCTCAGCGCCAAGAGAGTAGCCGAAAGCTGGGCCTTCGAGCAG GTTGAGGAGCGGTTCTCCCGGGTGCCAGAGCCGGTCCAAAAGCGCATTGTCTTCTGGTCGTTTCCACGCAGCGAACGGGAAATATGTATGTACTCATCACTGGGCTACCAGCCCCCGGAGGGCGAGCACGATGCCCGGGTGCCCTTCACCCGAGGGCTGCACCTGCTGCAGAGTGGGGCTGTAGATCGCGTGCTCCAAGTCG ggttCCACCTGAGCGGTAACATCCGGGAAcccgggggccctggggagcctgaGCGCCTCTACCACGTCTCCATCAGCTTTGACCGCTGCAAGATCACGTCCGTGAGCTGTGGCTGTGACAATCGCGACCTCTTCTACTGTGCCCACGTGGTGGCCCTGTCACTGTACCGAATCCGGCATGCCCGTCAGGTGGAGCTGAGGCTGCCCATCTCTGAAACGCTCTCCCAGATGAACCGAGACCAACTGCAGAAGTTCGTACAGTATCTCATCAGTGCCCACCACACCGAGGTGCTGCCCACTGCCCAGCGTTTGGCCGACGAGATCCTCCTGCTGGGCTCTGAGATCAACCTGGTGCACG GTGCCCCCGACCCCACGGCGGGTGCAGGCATTGAGGACGCCAACTGCTGGCACCTAGATGAGGAGCAGATCCAAGAGCAGGTGAAGCAGCTGCTTTCCAACGGTGGCTACTACGGCGCCAGCCAGCAGCTGCGCTCCATGTTCTGCAAG GTGCGGGAGATGCTGCGAATGCGGGACTCCAACGGGGCACGCATGCTGATCCTAATGACTGAGCAGTTTCTGCAGGACCCACGCTTGGCCCTGTGGCGGCAGCAGGGAGCCGGCATGACAGACAAGTGCCGGCAGCTGTGGGACGAGCTGG gggccctgtGGGTCTGTGTAGTCCTGAGCCCCCACTGTAAACCAGAGGAACGGGCCAGCTGGCTCCAGCTGCTTGGCAAGTGGGACAAGCTGGATGTGTGCCCACTGGAAGAAGGCAACTACTCTTTCAATGGACCAAGCCTGCAGCCCACCACGGCCCTCAGCCCAG gcccagaggaggaggaggtggtggcggCTGCAGGTTCCCGCCACACCGTGTTTGGCCGCGCCCTGCAGGCTGGGTCACTGCAATGGACTGACACCCACCTGCAGAGGATCCTGGCCAGCGACTGCTATGGTCCCAGCCTTACAGGCCACATGGGCAGCGACAAGCCAACCTTTGACTCCCAGGGCCGCCCCCTCTGGCTGGAGGAGCCATTCCCCACCGCTTGCGCCCGTGTGGACACACTGCGTGCCCATGGATACCCCCGCCAGGCCCTGCGGCTGGCAGGAGCCATAGTCAACACACTCCGGCTACAGCGGCGGCATCAGCTTGAGAGCTACAAGCAGCAGAAAAAAG AGCTGCTACAGAAAGGCTCCACCTGCATCACCAACACGGAAGGATGGGTGGGCCACCCCCTGGACCCCATTGGCTGCCTATGCAGGGCACTCCTGGAGGCCTGTCGCCTGGAGGAAGAGACCCTTGCCCTTTATCCAG ACTCAGGTCCTGAGAAGCGGAAGGTGGCCTACCAGCACGTGCAGGTGCCCGGGAGCTCTGGGGAGTCCTACTTGGCACTGGCACTGGAGGTGGCACTGCTGGGCTTGGGACAGCAGCGGGCCCTGCCCGAGGGGCTGTATGCCCAGGACAAGGTGGTGCGGAATGAGGAGCAACTGTTGGCTCTGCTGGAGGAGGTGGAGCTGGACGAGCGGCTGGTTCAAGTGCTGCGCAAGCAGGCTGGGCTACTTCTAGATG GGGGTCCCTTCAGTGGCTTCGGAGAGGTGCTGTTCCGGGAAAGTGTGCCAATGCATACCTGTGCTCGCTACCTGTTCACGGCACTGCTACCCCATGACCCGGACTTGGCCTACCGCCTCGCACTGCGAGCCATGAG GCTGCCTGTACTAGAGACAGCACTTACGGCTGGAGAGCCTCACCCCAGCCCACTGGACTCCGTCATGAGTAACCGCTTCCCCCGCTGGTTCATCCTGGGCCACCTGGAGACCCGCCAGTGCGAGCTGGCCTCCGCCATGCTGACTGCCGCCAAGG GAGACCCAAAGTGGCTGCACACAGTATTGGGCTCCATCCAGCAGAATATCCACTCTCCAGCCCTGCTCTTCAAGTTGGCACAGGATGCCTGCAAGACAGCCACCCCAGCTAATGCGCCACCAGACACCACCCTGCTGGGTATTGCCCTGGAGCTGGGCCTGCAG gTGATGCGGATGACTCTGAGCACCATGACCTGGCGGCGGAGGGAGATGGTGCGCTGGCTGGTCAGCTGTGCCACGGAGATTG GTCTGCAAGCCCTAATGAACATCATGCAAAATTGGTATTCCTTATTCACACCAGTGGAGGCAGCCACCATTGTGGCAGTGACAGGCACCACCCATGCCACTCTGTTGCGGCTACAGCTGGAGGCACCACAACGGGAGGAGCTCTGGGCATGTGCCCGCACCCTGGCCTTGCAGTGTGCCATGAAAGACCCACAGAACTGCGCCCTGCCTGCTCTCACCCTGTGTGAGAAGAACCACGCGGCCTTCGAGGCAGCCTACCAAATTGTGCTGGACGCAGCTGCCAGTGGCCTGGGCCACGCTCACCTCTTTACCATAGCCCGCTACATGGAGCACCGAGGTCTGCCATTGCGGGCCTACAAGCTGGCCACGTTGGCCCTGGCACAGCTCAGCATCGCCTTTAACCAGGACAGCCACCCTGCTGTCAATGACGTCCTCTGGGCCTGCTCCCTCAGCCACTCCTTGGGCCGGCATGAGCTTTCAGCCATTGTCCCACTTATCATCCGGAGTATCCACTGTGCCCCCATGCTCTCTGACATCTTGCGTCGCTGGACCCTCTCAGCACCCGGCCTGGGTCCCTTGGGAGCCCGCCGAGCAGCCAAGCCACTGGGTGCTGACCGGGCACCACTCTGCCAGCTCCTGGATGCTGCGGTGGCAGCCTACATCAACACCAGTCACTCCCGCCTCACGCACATCAGCCCACGGCACTATGGTGACTTCATCGAGTTCCTGGGCAAGGCCCGAGAGACCTTCCTGCTGGCGCCGGACGGGCATCTTCAGTTCTCCCAGTTCTTGGAGAACCTCAAACAGACTTACAAGGGCAAGAAGAAGCTTATGCTGTTGGTGCGGGAGCGCTTTGGCTGA